The genomic DNA CGCGTTCGACGTCGACGTCTGGGGGTTCGACCCCGACCATTCCCTCGTCGACCACCGCATCGCCGACGGCGACACGGTCGAACTCGGGGCACATCAGTACGACGCCATCCACACGCCGGGCCACAAGGAGGACCATCTCTGCTTCCACGCGCCCGACGCGGGCGTGCTGTTCGCGGGCGACCTCGTGTTCGCAGGCGGGAGCTTCGGCCGGACCGACCTCCCCGAGGGGAACCGGGAGGTCCTCATCGACAGCATCGACCGCGTCCTGGAGGCCGTCGGGCCGGACCTGCGCGAGATGCACACGGGTCACGGCCCGAGCGTGACCGACTCGCCGTACGAGGACATCGACCTGTCGGCGCGGGCCGCACGGACGATGTGAGATACGGCCCCCTTCTCGCCGAAGCCGGCCGCCCCCTCAGCCGACCCAGATGGCGTAGTTCAGCACCGCAGCGAACGTCACCCACGCGAGGTAGGGGATCAGCAACAGGGCGGCACGGCGGTCCACACGGTCGAAGGCGGCGATGGTCCCGACGATGGCGACCCAGAGGAGCGCGATGATCGCGAGGCCGAGCCCCGGGCGCTGGAGGCCGAAGAACGCCGGCGTCCACGCCAGGTTGAGCACGAACTGGACGGCGAACGCCCCCAGGGCGAGACGGGTGGCCCGGGCGTCGGCGTCGGCGCGCCAGACGAGGTAGAGCGCGACACCCAGCAGCGTGAACAGCAGCGTCCACACCACCGGGAACGCGACGGTCGGCGGGAAGAACCAGGGCCGCTCGAACCAGGTGGTGTCGGCACCGAACAGCAGCGACGGTGACGCGCCGAGCGCGTTCACGGCCAGCACCAGCGCGAGGGCCACCACTGCCTCCCGACCCGGCCGCTCGACATCCGTGTAGCTCATCGGGCGTGGTAGGGGCGCTGCGATGGTAGCTCTTTCCCGGCCGAGCGGGCCGAGGGAGTGGGCCCCCGGCTACGCCCGGGGTCCGGCCGTTCAGTTCTCGGACCCGCCGCCCTCGTCGAGCGGGATGAGTGTGATCGGACGGGTCACCCGCTGGAGGAGCGAGTGGGCGACGCTCCCGAAGATGACCCGTTCGGTCCGCGAGTGGCGCCGGAGCGCGATGACGACGCGGTCGGCGTCGACCTTCTCGGCGTAGTCGGAGATCTCCTGCGACGGTGGCGTGCCACGGTTCAGCTGGTGGACCTCGACCGTCGCGCGGTCGCCGAATCGCTCCTCGAACACGGCGAGCGCGGCCTCACCCCGATGGAGTCGGTCCACGTCGTCGGTCATCTGGACGTTGACCACGACGAGGCGGTCGTCAGGGCCGATCTCGTCGTCGATCTCGTCGCAGATGGCGTTGCTGGCAGACTCCGCATCCGTGCCGATGAGGTAGGTCGCCATGTCCCGTGGCTCACGGAGCGCGAGCATAAATCGTCCCCCGAACTGTTCGCCGTGGTCGGTGGGGGCGTCTCGGGTGCGCTCAGTCCACGGCCGTCGCGAGCAGCGCCTGGTAGGCCGGTGCGTAGGCGTCCGCGACGGTTTCGGGGGCGTCGCGCTCGTCGCTCGTGAGCGCCGGGAGCTCCACCCGTGCGCGTGGCTCCAGCAGGTCGACGACGTTGCCGACCCGCTCCTCCAGCCGACCCTCGTGGGCGCTCCCCGATGCCACGTCACAGGCGTTCGCGTACCGCTCGCCGTCGTAGATCCGGACACGGCGTGGTTCCACGACCGCCACGGCGTCGGGCTCGAACCCGTCCAGCGGGCGTGCGATGTCGGCGTACGATTCCACAACCGC from Haloglomus litoreum includes the following:
- a CDS encoding MBL fold metallo-hydrolase, coding for MIRNLAQGQRSFTSNTFLVAGADVMSDGADPEATPLDPDEGRTVVVDTGNEFDIVPVIERYVEDIDAVVLTHTHPDHVGNTAEVVDAFDVDVWGFDPDHSLVDHRIADGDTVELGAHQYDAIHTPGHKEDHLCFHAPDAGVLFAGDLVFAGGSFGRTDLPEGNREVLIDSIDRVLEAVGPDLREMHTGHGPSVTDSPYEDIDLSARAARTM
- a CDS encoding TspO/MBR family protein; translation: MSYTDVERPGREAVVALALVLAVNALGASPSLLFGADTTWFERPWFFPPTVAFPVVWTLLFTLLGVALYLVWRADADARATRLALGAFAVQFVLNLAWTPAFFGLQRPGLGLAIIALLWVAIVGTIAAFDRVDRRAALLLIPYLAWVTFAAVLNYAIWVG
- a CDS encoding universal stress protein; the encoded protein is MATYLIGTDAESASNAICDEIDDEIGPDDRLVVVNVQMTDDVDRLHRGEAALAVFEERFGDRATVEVHQLNRGTPPSQEISDYAEKVDADRVVIALRRHSRTERVIFGSVAHSLLQRVTRPITLIPLDEGGGSEN